One stretch of Candidatus Aminicenantes bacterium DNA includes these proteins:
- a CDS encoding inorganic phosphate transporter, whose amino-acid sequence MAWSFGFIAFIIAVALAFDFTNGMHDAANSVATIVSTRVLSPKQAVIWAAFFNFVAFLIFGTAVAKTIGKGLIDITVVTPVVILAGLLGAIAWNLLTWWWGLPSSSSHSLMGGYMGAAVAKAGFGVVILSGWIKIVIFIFLAPLIGMILGIILEIAMTWFFHRQPLAVVNVWSKRLQFVSAALYSLGHGGNDAQKTMGIIASLIYSSGHMKEFHIPLWIVLSCHAAIAMGTLSGGWRIVKTMGQKIVKLRPIDGFCAETASAVSIFTATHLGVPVSTTHVITGAVAGVGAAKNAAAVKWQVTFKIVWAWVLTIPAAAAMGAILFKLASLVFGR is encoded by the coding sequence ATGGCCTGGAGCTTCGGGTTCATCGCCTTCATCATCGCCGTTGCCCTGGCCTTCGATTTCACCAACGGCATGCACGATGCGGCCAACTCCGTGGCCACGATCGTCTCGACCCGCGTGCTCTCCCCGAAGCAGGCCGTCATCTGGGCCGCCTTTTTCAATTTCGTTGCCTTCTTGATCTTCGGGACGGCCGTGGCCAAGACGATCGGCAAGGGCTTGATCGACATCACCGTGGTCACTCCCGTGGTCATTTTGGCCGGACTCTTGGGCGCGATCGCATGGAACCTCCTGACCTGGTGGTGGGGCCTGCCCTCCAGCTCCTCCCACTCGCTAATGGGCGGCTATATGGGCGCGGCCGTAGCCAAGGCCGGCTTCGGCGTCGTCATCCTCTCGGGCTGGATCAAAATCGTCATCTTCATCTTTCTGGCCCCCCTGATCGGCATGATTTTGGGGATCATTCTCGAGATCGCGATGACTTGGTTCTTCCACCGCCAGCCCCTGGCCGTGGTCAACGTCTGGTCCAAACGGCTGCAGTTCGTCTCGGCTGCCCTCTACAGCTTGGGCCACGGCGGCAACGACGCCCAAAAAACCATGGGCATCATCGCCAGTCTGATCTACTCTTCGGGCCACATGAAGGAATTCCATATCCCGCTCTGGATCGTCCTCTCGTGCCATGCCGCCATCGCCATGGGGACGTTGTCGGGCGGCTGGCGGATCGTCAAGACGATGGGTCAGAAGATCGTCAAGCTGCGGCCGATCGACGGCTTCTGCGCCGAGACGGCCAGCGCGGTTTCGATCTTCACCGCCACTCACCTGGGCGTCCCCGTTTCGACGACCCACGTCATCACCGGGGCCGTGGCCGGCGTCGGCGCGGCCAAGAACGCGGCGGCCGTCAAGTGGCAGGTCACGTTCAAAATCGTCTGGGCCTGGGTCCTG
- a CDS encoding DUF47 family protein, whose translation MKFLLPKEPAFSENFQKMSGALTDLTAVFQDFTREFRDFEAYWRKTKSIEHKADEIAHAIIGLINKSFITPFDREDIYQLIHEFDDIIDLIENTVHNIYLYDVSVKKPFVDEFSLLIGRATIALNKLVAEIFHQQKYTESMWKLIRELHDLEDEGDLVYQRSIRALFQEEKDPIAVIKWKDILNTLEHIMDVYQNMSNTVEGIVVKGS comes from the coding sequence ATGAAATTCCTGCTTCCCAAAGAACCGGCGTTCTCCGAAAACTTCCAGAAGATGTCGGGCGCCCTGACCGACCTCACGGCCGTCTTCCAGGACTTCACCCGCGAATTCCGCGACTTCGAAGCCTACTGGCGGAAGACCAAGTCCATCGAGCACAAGGCCGACGAGATCGCCCACGCGATCATCGGCCTGATCAACAAGAGCTTCATCACCCCGTTCGACCGCGAAGACATCTACCAGCTGATCCACGAATTCGACGACATCATCGACCTGATCGAGAACACCGTCCACAACATCTACCTGTACGACGTCAGCGTCAAGAAGCCCTTTGTCGACGAATTCTCCCTGCTCATCGGCCGGGCCACCATCGCCCTCAATAAGCTGGTGGCCGAGATCTTCCACCAGCAGAAGTACACCGAGTCGATGTGGAAGCTGATCCGGGAGCTGCACGACCTGGAGGACGAGGGCGACCTGGTCTACCAGCGATCCATCCGGGCCCTTTTCCAGGAGGAGAAGGATCCCATCGCGGTCATCAAGTGGAAGGACATTCTGAATACGCTCGAGCACATCATGGATGTCTACCAGAACATGAGCAACACCGTCGAGGGGATCGTCGTCAAGGGCAGCTAG
- the menC gene encoding o-succinylbenzoate synthase, translating to MRVERIEIRHTKMELVSSFETSMGVERHEEHIIIRVDGEGLTGWGECAVADAPLYSSETVGTAWPILRDFLIPAVLGRTLDRPAAATALWSRFRGHRMAKAGLEAALWDALAKARGLSLARMMGGARDRVPVGVSVGLQADPEALIRMVGAYLEEGYGRIKIKISPGRDVALVKALRAAFGGVPLQVDANSAYRLEDAPVFEAMDGEGLLLIEQPLGYEDIYDHAKLQSRLRTPICLDESIHSLDDARAAIEWKSCGVINIKPGRVGGFLESTAIHDFCAGRGIPVWHGGMLESGIGRAGNVALASLPNFTLPGDISASRRYYKQDIVEPEFVLGPGSTLAVPTGPGLGVEVIPDRLARVTERVQEFRAG from the coding sequence ATGCGCGTCGAACGGATCGAGATCCGGCACACCAAGATGGAGCTGGTGTCGTCCTTCGAGACCTCGATGGGAGTCGAGCGCCATGAGGAGCACATCATCATCCGGGTGGACGGCGAGGGGCTGACCGGCTGGGGCGAGTGTGCGGTTGCGGACGCGCCCCTATATTCGTCCGAAACCGTCGGCACGGCTTGGCCGATCTTGCGGGATTTCCTGATCCCGGCCGTTTTGGGCCGGACCTTGGATCGGCCCGCCGCCGCGACCGCTCTCTGGTCCCGCTTTCGCGGCCATCGCATGGCCAAGGCCGGGCTCGAGGCGGCCCTCTGGGATGCTTTGGCCAAAGCCCGCGGCTTGTCCCTGGCCCGGATGATGGGCGGCGCGCGCGACCGCGTCCCGGTCGGCGTCAGCGTCGGCCTGCAAGCCGACCCGGAGGCCTTGATCCGCATGGTCGGGGCCTATCTTGAGGAAGGCTACGGCCGGATCAAGATCAAGATCTCCCCGGGCCGGGATGTCGCGCTGGTCAAGGCCTTGCGGGCCGCGTTCGGCGGCGTCCCGCTCCAAGTCGACGCCAACTCCGCCTACCGGCTCGAGGACGCCCCGGTCTTCGAGGCCATGGACGGTGAGGGCCTGCTTCTGATCGAACAGCCGCTCGGCTACGAAGACATTTACGACCACGCCAAGCTGCAGAGCCGGCTGCGCACGCCGATCTGCCTGGACGAGAGCATCCACAGTCTGGATGACGCCCGGGCCGCCATCGAATGGAAGAGCTGCGGCGTCATCAACATCAAGCCGGGCCGGGTGGGGGGGTTCCTGGAGTCGACGGCCATCCACGATTTCTGTGCCGGACGGGGCATCCCGGTCTGGCATGGGGGCATGCTGGAATCGGGGATCGGCCGGGCCGGAAACGTGGCCTTGGCCTCGCTGCCGAACTTCACCCTGCCGGGCGACATCTCGGCCAGCCGCCGCTATTACAAGCAGGATATCGTGGAGCCGGAGTTCGTGCTGGGGCCGGGTTCGACCCTGGCCGTCCCGACCGGGCCGGGCCTCGGGGTCGAGGTCATCCCCGATCGCCTGGCCCGGGTCACCGAACGGGTTCAGGAATTCCGGGCCGGCTGA
- a CDS encoding cation:dicarboxylase symporter family transporter codes for MAAKKKRLTLYIFIGMALGLAVGAVFPDIGVKLRPLSMIFIRLIKSIIAPLIFSTVVVGIAGHSDLKSVGRMGLKALLYFEIVTTIALFLGLGFVNLIRPGVGVQLVSGGDLAGIAAKPQTFAEVLVHIFPQSFFQAAAEGDILQVVIFSLIFAAGLSLAHHKKKVLLDVLDSVAETMFKFTGIVMRFAPIGVGAAIAVAVGSKGLGVLVNLGLLILTFYACAITFVVLVFGAIILIFKVPLRLFIRAVKEPAMIAFSTTSSEAALPKALQNMEAMGVPREVVSFILPTGYSFNLDGTSLYLSLASVFVAQAAGIHLGFGRQLIMVFTLMLTSKGVAGVPRASLVILAGTLASFGLPLEGVAILLGIDELVDMVRTTVNVIGNCLASVVVAKWEKKFVETEAPVFD; via the coding sequence ATGGCCGCCAAGAAGAAACGCCTGACCCTTTATATCTTCATCGGCATGGCCCTCGGCTTGGCCGTTGGGGCCGTCTTCCCCGACATCGGCGTCAAGCTCCGGCCGCTGTCCATGATCTTCATCCGGCTCATCAAGTCGATCATCGCTCCGCTCATCTTCTCCACCGTCGTTGTGGGCATCGCCGGGCATAGCGATCTCAAATCCGTCGGCCGGATGGGGCTGAAGGCCCTGCTCTATTTCGAGATTGTGACCACCATCGCCCTGTTCTTGGGTCTGGGCTTCGTCAACCTGATCCGGCCCGGCGTCGGCGTCCAGCTCGTATCCGGCGGCGACCTGGCCGGCATCGCGGCCAAGCCCCAAACCTTTGCTGAAGTCCTGGTCCATATCTTCCCCCAGAGCTTTTTCCAGGCGGCGGCCGAGGGCGACATTCTTCAGGTCGTCATTTTCAGCCTTATTTTCGCCGCGGGCTTGAGCCTGGCCCACCATAAAAAGAAAGTCCTTTTGGACGTCCTCGACAGCGTCGCCGAGACGATGTTCAAGTTTACCGGCATCGTCATGCGCTTCGCCCCGATCGGCGTTGGCGCGGCCATTGCCGTGGCCGTCGGGAGCAAGGGCCTGGGCGTGCTCGTCAACCTCGGGCTCCTGATCCTGACCTTCTATGCTTGCGCAATCACCTTTGTCGTCTTAGTCTTCGGCGCGATCATCCTGATCTTCAAGGTTCCCCTCCGGCTCTTTATCCGGGCCGTCAAGGAGCCGGCCATGATCGCCTTCTCGACGACGAGCTCGGAAGCGGCCTTGCCCAAGGCGCTTCAGAACATGGAGGCCATGGGCGTCCCCAGGGAAGTCGTTTCCTTTATCCTGCCGACCGGGTATTCCTTCAACCTTGATGGGACTTCGCTCTATCTTTCCCTGGCCTCGGTCTTCGTGGCCCAGGCCGCCGGCATCCATCTCGGGTTCGGCCGGCAGCTGATCATGGTCTTCACCCTGATGCTGACCAGCAAGGGGGTGGCCGGCGTGCCGCGGGCCTCCCTGGTCATCCTAGCCGGCACGCTGGCCTCGTTCGGCCTGCCCCTGGAAGGGGTGGCCATCCTGCTCGGGATCGACGAGCTCGTGGACATGGTCCGGACGACCGTCAACGTCATCGGCAACTGCCTGGCCTCGGTCGTGGTGGCCAAGTGGGAGAAGAAGTTCGTCGAGACCGAGGCGCCGGTCTTCGACTGA
- a CDS encoding outer membrane beta-barrel protein, which produces MHRFKAAIIVLALSVLGLTVPAAAQGGRFSIRLYGAPSLLSGGDVNDGQQGMSDYWSRLADMAGYSVTGAFGPARFGLEFGGDIVFQISPNLGIGLGAGYINAARESSIEFRQGSETLPETVKPAYGSVPIRLGLFYTIPVSSKMSVVLSGGPELHLARASTLWTLTEGSDTIRQENTVKGTGLGFQAAAAFEFRLSPSIGLLLEIAGRYAKFGGLTGTFSSSDNSNSFETTGTFYAVEIPGVGSERFLVVMVSEATPTGYLSVREAKLDLTGGSLRFGLVIHI; this is translated from the coding sequence ATGCATCGATTCAAAGCCGCGATCATCGTCCTAGCCCTGTCCGTCCTCGGCCTGACCGTTCCCGCCGCCGCCCAGGGCGGACGATTCTCGATCCGTTTGTACGGCGCCCCCTCCCTTCTTTCGGGAGGCGACGTCAACGACGGCCAGCAGGGCATGTCCGATTATTGGAGCCGGTTGGCGGATATGGCCGGCTACTCGGTCACAGGGGCGTTCGGTCCGGCCCGCTTCGGTCTGGAGTTCGGCGGCGACATCGTGTTTCAGATCAGCCCGAACCTGGGGATCGGGCTGGGCGCCGGATATATTAACGCCGCGCGCGAGAGCTCAATTGAGTTCAGACAAGGTTCGGAGACGCTGCCCGAGACCGTCAAGCCCGCCTATGGCTCGGTGCCGATCCGACTGGGCCTTTTCTACACCATCCCGGTCTCCTCTAAAATGAGTGTGGTTCTCAGCGGCGGGCCGGAGCTGCATCTGGCCCGGGCCTCGACGCTCTGGACGCTGACCGAAGGATCCGACACCATCCGCCAGGAAAACACCGTCAAGGGCACGGGCCTGGGTTTCCAGGCCGCGGCCGCATTCGAGTTCAGGCTGTCCCCTTCGATCGGATTGTTGCTGGAGATCGCCGGCCGCTACGCCAAGTTCGGCGGACTGACCGGCACGTTCTCTTCCAGCGACAATTCCAACTCCTTCGAGACGACGGGGACGTTCTACGCGGTCGAAATCCCGGGAGTCGGTAGCGAGCGCTTCCTGGTCGTCATGGTATCCGAAGCGACGCCGACCGGCTACTTGAGCGTGCGGGAGGCCAAGCTCGATCTCACGGGCGGCTCGCTGCGCTTCGGCCTCGTCATCCATATCTGA